A window of Costertonia aggregata contains these coding sequences:
- a CDS encoding OmpH family outer membrane protein, giving the protein MKKLILAIAALGIMSCQQSKIGYVDNVKLMEKYQEKIDVEAKFKTKADAFTKKKDSITQAFQIEAQAFQAKAQTMNQKKAQEEYGMMQQKGQFIGQQLQQEELQLQTAGQTEMDSLVNKVKAEIKDFGKTSGYTYILTGGDGGSVLYGAEANDLTDEIIKILNDKYKK; this is encoded by the coding sequence ATGAAAAAATTGATTTTGGCCATAGCGGCATTGGGAATTATGTCTTGCCAGCAAAGTAAAATAGGTTACGTTGATAACGTAAAGCTGATGGAAAAATACCAGGAAAAAATTGATGTTGAGGCAAAGTTCAAGACCAAAGCCGATGCATTTACCAAAAAGAAGGATAGTATAACCCAAGCCTTTCAAATAGAGGCTCAGGCTTTTCAGGCAAAGGCCCAAACCATGAACCAGAAAAAAGCTCAGGAAGAATATGGCATGATGCAACAAAAAGGACAGTTTATAGGGCAACAACTACAGCAAGAAGAATTGCAATTACAGACTGCCGGTCAAACCGAGATGGATAGTTTGGTAAATAAAGTTAAGGCAGAAATCAAGGATTTTGGCAAAACCAGCGGTTACACCTATATTTTGACCGGTGGTGATGGCGGCAGCGTTCTTTACGGTGCCGAGGCCAATGATCTAACCGATGAAATCATCAAAATTTTGAACGACAAATACAAGAAATAA
- the ybeY gene encoding rRNA maturation RNase YbeY: MIDYHFETDFTLKNEAKFTDWITRIIRSEKYSLGTINFIFCKDDYLLKVNQQYLNHDTFTDIITFDYTKGKEVSGDIFISVDRVNENAIKFKVPFEEELLRVMAHGVLHLMGFNDKSEDDIVIMREKENEKMKLFHVEH; the protein is encoded by the coding sequence ATGATTGATTACCATTTTGAAACCGATTTCACCTTAAAAAACGAAGCAAAGTTTACCGACTGGATAACTAGGATTATCAGATCTGAAAAATATAGTCTTGGTACAATCAACTTTATTTTTTGCAAAGATGATTACCTTTTAAAGGTTAACCAGCAGTATTTAAATCACGATACGTTTACCGATATTATAACGTTTGATTATACAAAAGGAAAAGAAGTGTCAGGCGATATTTTTATTTCTGTTGACCGAGTGAATGAAAACGCAATAAAATTCAAGGTTCCTTTTGAAGAAGAATTGTTAAGGGTTATGGCACACGGTGTATTACACCTTATGGGTTTTAATGACAAATCTGAGGACGACATTGTCATCATGAGAGAAAAAGAAAACGAAAAAATGAAATTGTTCCACGTGGAACACTAG
- a CDS encoding DoxX family protein yields the protein MEHILQYATEILLLLFLIITFLQSGIDKVFDWKGNLSWLKGHFEGTPLGSLVPILLGIVLLSEVVAGILCAIGIYQLLMLDSKSMALYGAIMSCVSLLMLLFGQRMAKDYEGAKTIAVYFIPAILLVFILQQ from the coding sequence ATGGAACATATTTTACAATACGCGACCGAGATTTTACTACTTCTCTTTTTGATCATAACTTTTCTACAAAGTGGTATCGACAAAGTATTTGACTGGAAGGGAAACCTTTCGTGGCTCAAAGGACATTTTGAGGGTACGCCCCTTGGGAGCCTTGTTCCTATTTTATTGGGCATTGTATTACTGTCCGAAGTTGTAGCGGGCATTCTTTGCGCTATCGGCATTTATCAATTGTTGATGCTTGACTCCAAAAGCATGGCCCTTTATGGTGCGATCATGTCTTGCGTGTCGTTGCTTATGTTGCTTTTTGGGCAACGTATGGCGAAAGACTATGAGGGTGCAAAAACCATAGCGGTCTACTTTATTCCTGCTATTTTACTGGTATTTATCTTACAGCAATAA
- a CDS encoding class I SAM-dependent methyltransferase, translating to MKSFLKTKDFSVTGEPFELLYDAETDMLVTAPRPKNLSKYYESDTYISHTDSRNTLTDKLYQTVKRYNIKKKIKLVTSIDQDEKTLLDVGAGTGDFLLKAKMSGWQIAGVEPNAPARERASQKGIELHSDLSEISNKQFDVITLWHVLEHLPDLDEQIQKLESLLKKEGRLVVAVPNFKSHDAEFYGTFWAAYDVPRHLWHFSKNAIQKLFAKQKMILVETKPMIFDSFYVALLSEKYKTGKQNFLSAFWRGLISNISAWKSKEYSSHIYILKKG from the coding sequence ATGAAGTCGTTTTTAAAAACTAAGGATTTTTCGGTTACCGGTGAGCCGTTCGAGCTGCTTTATGATGCCGAAACCGATATGTTGGTAACAGCCCCCCGACCCAAAAATCTTTCCAAATACTACGAAAGCGATACCTATATTTCCCATACGGATTCCCGAAATACATTGACCGATAAATTATATCAAACCGTAAAAAGGTATAATATCAAAAAAAAAATAAAGCTCGTTACATCAATAGACCAAGATGAAAAAACACTTTTGGACGTTGGGGCGGGAACGGGAGATTTTTTGTTAAAAGCAAAAATGAGCGGTTGGCAGATTGCTGGGGTTGAACCAAATGCCCCGGCACGAGAGCGGGCGTCTCAAAAAGGAATTGAACTCCACTCGGATTTAAGTGAAATATCTAATAAACAGTTTGATGTGATCACCCTTTGGCACGTGTTGGAACATTTGCCTGACCTTGATGAGCAAATCCAAAAACTGGAATCACTTTTGAAAAAGGAAGGCAGACTTGTAGTTGCCGTTCCCAACTTTAAGTCGCACGATGCAGAATTTTATGGCACTTTTTGGGCGGCCTATGATGTGCCGAGACACCTTTGGCACTTTTCGAAGAATGCGATACAAAAACTCTTTGCAAAGCAAAAAATGATTTTGGTCGAAACAAAACCAATGATTTTTGATTCGTTTTACGTTGCGCTCCTATCGGAAAAATACAAAACGGGCAAACAAAATTTTTTAAGCGCATTTTGGAGGGGGCTGATCTCCAATATAAGTGCTTGGAAGTCCAAAGAGTATTCTTCCCATATATATATCCTTAAAAAAGGGTGA
- a CDS encoding DNA polymerase III subunit yields the protein MLFKSILGLTHIKNHLVSSADAGRIPHAQLFVGPEGSGTLPMAIAYAQYVLCKNTDGENTGTNEACNTKCSSLTHPDLHFTFPVANNDTIKSHAVSNHFMEEWRQFVKEQPYGNLFDWYRAIGIEKKQGQIGVDEAQDIVKKLSLKSYEGGYKLMLIWMAEKMNIASANKLLKLIEEPPEKTIFILMAEDEEQIIQTIRSRCQALHFPPLAEEAIANGLIEKGLVREEALRIAHEANGNFNKAIDLMNKDSEDLVFEKWFVQWVRSAFKAKGNKAAIHELILWGDEVAKTGRETQKKFLLYCLSVMRQALLINYNTQELAYMKIHVEGFQLEKFAPFVHENNIQQIAEELEEAIYHVERNGNSKLILTDLSIKLTRLLHKKASKLVSENGS from the coding sequence ATGTTGTTCAAGAGCATCTTAGGGTTGACCCATATTAAAAACCACTTGGTCTCAAGCGCTGATGCGGGCCGTATTCCACACGCACAATTGTTCGTTGGGCCCGAAGGTAGTGGCACATTACCTATGGCCATTGCCTATGCTCAATATGTACTCTGCAAAAATACCGATGGCGAAAATACGGGAACCAACGAAGCTTGTAATACCAAATGCAGCTCCCTAACCCATCCCGATCTGCATTTTACATTTCCCGTCGCCAATAACGATACGATAAAAAGTCATGCGGTAAGCAATCATTTTATGGAAGAATGGCGGCAGTTTGTCAAAGAGCAGCCTTATGGTAATTTATTTGATTGGTATAGGGCCATCGGCATAGAAAAAAAACAAGGACAAATAGGCGTTGACGAAGCTCAGGATATCGTAAAAAAGTTATCCCTTAAATCTTATGAGGGCGGTTATAAGCTAATGCTTATATGGATGGCCGAAAAAATGAACATCGCTTCGGCGAACAAACTCTTAAAATTAATAGAGGAACCTCCGGAAAAGACCATTTTTATTTTAATGGCCGAAGACGAGGAGCAAATTATTCAGACCATTCGTTCCCGCTGTCAGGCACTTCATTTTCCGCCTTTGGCGGAAGAGGCGATTGCAAACGGACTTATAGAAAAAGGCTTAGTACGGGAGGAGGCCTTGCGAATAGCCCATGAAGCCAATGGTAATTTTAACAAGGCCATAGATTTAATGAACAAGGATTCCGAAGATCTTGTTTTCGAGAAATGGTTCGTACAATGGGTGCGAAGTGCTTTTAAGGCCAAGGGGAACAAAGCTGCAATACATGAGCTTATCCTATGGGGCGACGAGGTTGCCAAGACCGGGAGAGAGACACAAAAAAAGTTTTTACTGTACTGCCTTTCTGTAATGCGCCAAGCCTTGCTCATTAATTACAACACACAAGAACTGGCCTATATGAAAATACACGTCGAAGGCTTTCAACTCGAAAAATTTGCCCCTTTTGTACATGAAAACAATATTCAGCAGATAGCCGAAGAGCTCGAAGAAGCGATTTACCATGTAGAGCGCAATGGAAATTCAAAATTGATTTTGACCGATTTGTCCATTAAGCTCACAAGGCTACTGCACAAAAAGGCAAGTAAGCTGGTTTCAGAAAACGGTAGCTGA
- a CDS encoding phosphoglycerate kinase, with translation MKTIEDFNFENKKALIRVDFNVPLDADFNVTDTNRIEAAKPTILKVLEDGGSAVLMSHLGRPKGEKNPDLSLKHICAAVSDSIGVTVKFVEDCVGEVATTAVENLKSGEILMVENLRFHNEETSGDVAFAEELSKLGDIYVNDAFGTAHRAHASTTVVARFFPENKCFGYLLAKEIKAIGKVMQTGEKPVTAILGGAKVSSKITIIENILNKVDHLIIGGGMTYTFIKAQGGNVGDSICEDDKMDLALAILRQAKEKGVEVHIPVDVLAADDFSDSANTKVVDVDKIEDGWQGLDAGPRTLENFKEVILKSKTILWNGPVGVFEMESFAKGTIAVGNYIDEATQNGAFSLVGGGDSVAAVKQFGFQEKVSYVSTGGGAMLESLEGKTLPGIAAILGE, from the coding sequence ATGAAGACGATAGAAGATTTCAATTTTGAAAATAAAAAAGCACTGATACGGGTAGATTTCAATGTGCCTTTGGATGCCGATTTCAATGTGACCGACACCAATAGAATTGAAGCTGCCAAACCTACGATACTAAAGGTTTTGGAAGATGGTGGGAGTGCTGTCTTAATGAGTCATTTGGGTAGGCCAAAAGGCGAGAAAAACCCGGACTTATCATTAAAGCATATTTGTGCCGCCGTATCCGATAGTATTGGTGTTACCGTTAAATTTGTCGAAGATTGTGTTGGGGAGGTCGCTACAACAGCTGTTGAAAATTTAAAAAGCGGTGAAATATTGATGGTTGAAAACCTAAGGTTTCACAACGAGGAGACCAGTGGAGACGTAGCTTTTGCCGAAGAGCTTTCCAAATTGGGAGATATATATGTGAACGATGCATTTGGCACGGCGCACAGGGCACATGCATCTACAACGGTAGTGGCCCGATTTTTCCCTGAAAACAAATGTTTTGGATATTTATTGGCCAAAGAGATAAAGGCTATCGGAAAGGTAATGCAAACCGGGGAAAAACCGGTCACCGCTATTTTGGGGGGCGCCAAAGTCTCTTCTAAAATAACCATCATCGAAAACATATTGAACAAGGTGGACCATTTGATCATTGGTGGCGGAATGACTTATACCTTTATAAAAGCACAGGGGGGCAATGTTGGGGATTCCATCTGTGAGGACGATAAAATGGACCTCGCCTTGGCTATTTTGCGACAAGCCAAAGAAAAGGGCGTTGAAGTACACATTCCGGTAGATGTTTTGGCAGCGGATGATTTTAGCGATTCGGCAAATACCAAAGTGGTAGATGTAGACAAAATCGAAGACGGCTGGCAAGGTTTGGATGCCGGACCAAGAACTCTGGAAAATTTTAAAGAGGTTATCTTAAAATCGAAGACCATTTTATGGAATGGACCCGTTGGCGTTTTTGAAATGGAAAGTTTTGCCAAAGGAACCATCGCCGTAGGCAACTACATAGATGAAGCCACACAAAACGGAGCGTTTTCACTAGTAGGTGGCGGAGATTCGGTCGCTGCGGTCAAGCAATTTGGCTTTCAGGAAAAGGTAAGTTACGTCTCTACCGGAGGTGGGGCCATGTTAGAAAGCCTAGAAGGGAAAACCTTGCCAGGAATCGCTGCAATATTAGGTGAATAA
- the mnmG gene encoding tRNA uridine-5-carboxymethylaminomethyl(34) synthesis enzyme MnmG, with translation MFDKQYDIIVVGGGHAGAEAAAAAANMGSKTLLITMNLQTIGQMSCNPAMGGIAKGQIVREIDALGGYSGIVTDKSAIQFKMLNKSKGPAMWSPRAQNDRMRFAEEWRLALENTPNCDFYQEMVSGLLVEKNRVIGVRTSLGLDVKAKAVVLTNGTFLNGLIHIGEKQFGGGRAGEKAAIGITEQLTDFGFDSGRMKTGTPPRVDGRSLDYSVMIPQPGDEIPEKFSYLESHTLTSQRDCHMTHTSKTVHDLLREGFDRSPMFNGSIQSIGPRYCPSIEDKINRFADKDSHQLFVEPEGWNTVEVYVNGFSTSLPEDIQFKALRSVKGFENVKFFRPGYAIEYDYFPPTQLKHTLETKLVDNLYFAGQINGTTGYEEAASQGLMAGINAHLKINEKQPFVLKRDEAYIGVLIDDLITKGTEEPYRMFTSRAEYRTLLRQDNADLRLTPKGYKIGLAKEERLRRMEEKERKSASFVSFFKETSYTPEEMNPILESVSSSSVKQSDKMFKVFSRPKVTMNHMLQLEAVSAFVSEHNLDREVLEQAEVQVKYSGYIAKEKVNADKLHRLENVKIPDNFDYSKLKSLSFEAREKLEYIKPVTISQASRISGVSPSDISVLLVYLGR, from the coding sequence ATGTTTGACAAACAATATGACATAATAGTAGTAGGTGGCGGCCACGCGGGTGCTGAAGCCGCAGCAGCAGCAGCAAACATGGGATCAAAAACATTGTTGATCACAATGAACCTTCAGACCATTGGTCAAATGTCCTGTAATCCCGCAATGGGCGGCATTGCCAAAGGGCAAATAGTGAGGGAGATCGATGCACTTGGCGGGTATAGCGGCATTGTGACCGATAAATCCGCCATACAGTTTAAGATGCTTAATAAATCCAAAGGTCCGGCTATGTGGAGTCCACGAGCCCAAAACGACCGAATGCGCTTTGCAGAAGAATGGCGCCTGGCTTTAGAGAACACCCCTAATTGTGATTTTTACCAGGAAATGGTAAGCGGCCTTTTGGTGGAGAAAAACAGAGTCATTGGGGTCAGGACATCCTTAGGGTTAGACGTAAAGGCCAAAGCCGTGGTCTTGACCAATGGCACTTTTTTGAATGGATTGATTCACATTGGCGAGAAACAGTTTGGAGGGGGCAGGGCCGGTGAGAAAGCTGCAATAGGAATAACAGAACAATTGACCGATTTTGGTTTTGATAGCGGAAGGATGAAAACGGGAACCCCGCCAAGGGTAGATGGTAGGTCATTGGATTATTCTGTAATGATTCCGCAACCAGGTGATGAAATTCCCGAGAAATTTTCATATTTGGAATCGCATACTTTGACGTCACAGCGTGACTGCCACATGACACATACGAGTAAAACCGTACACGATCTTTTGAGAGAAGGGTTTGATAGGTCCCCAATGTTCAATGGGAGTATACAAAGTATCGGCCCCAGATATTGCCCATCCATCGAAGACAAAATTAATCGATTCGCCGATAAGGATAGCCATCAATTATTTGTGGAGCCTGAAGGCTGGAATACCGTTGAAGTGTATGTGAACGGCTTTTCAACTTCACTGCCCGAGGACATACAGTTCAAAGCATTGCGCTCGGTAAAAGGTTTTGAAAACGTAAAGTTTTTCAGACCGGGTTATGCTATTGAATATGACTATTTCCCACCAACACAATTAAAACACACCTTGGAAACCAAGTTGGTTGACAACCTTTATTTTGCAGGTCAAATCAACGGTACAACAGGGTATGAGGAAGCTGCATCACAGGGATTGATGGCAGGTATAAACGCACACCTAAAAATCAATGAAAAACAGCCCTTTGTCTTAAAAAGGGACGAAGCTTATATTGGTGTTTTAATAGATGATCTTATCACAAAAGGCACGGAAGAACCGTATCGAATGTTTACCTCTCGAGCGGAATACAGAACGCTTCTACGACAAGATAATGCTGACTTGAGGCTTACGCCAAAGGGTTATAAGATTGGCTTGGCCAAAGAAGAACGTTTGCGACGCATGGAGGAAAAAGAGCGAAAATCAGCTTCATTCGTATCCTTTTTTAAGGAAACAAGTTATACGCCCGAAGAGATGAACCCTATTTTGGAAAGTGTCTCATCTTCGTCCGTCAAACAATCGGACAAGATGTTCAAAGTTTTTTCAAGGCCAAAAGTCACCATGAACCATATGCTTCAATTGGAAGCAGTATCGGCATTCGTTTCAGAGCATAATTTGGACAGGGAAGTGCTGGAACAGGCCGAAGTGCAGGTAAAATATTCAGGCTATATTGCCAAGGAAAAAGTAAATGCCGATAAACTACATCGGTTAGAGAACGTGAAAATCCCCGATAATTTTGATTACTCCAAACTCAAATCTTTATCGTTTGAGGCTAGGGAAAAATTGGAGTATATCAAGCCGGTCACTATTTCGCAAGCTTCAAGAATAAGCGGGGTTTCTCCATCTGACATTAGTGTTTTGTTGGTGTATTTGGGAAGATGA
- a CDS encoding DUF4175 family protein: MNSYNSILKKLRQFTRKYYSKMLVKGILLFMALGALFLILVLSIEYLLWLNSTWRFLLLLFCIGVESLLLFKYILTPLFYLFRLKQGITNKEASQLIGKHFPDVGDRLLNLLDLAEDTDRSELLLASIEQRSRNLNPIPFVKAVNFKENLKYVKYLTVPILILGVLGLSGNLSSFFGSADRVVNYDLAYEPPAPFVFKLLSSNLDVLESEAFTIQVMTEGTVKPEEVFIMLNGRKMLLQEQNGLYQYTFTPPLRSSTFYFIANGIQSREYSLNALKTPSIQNFDLHLTYPNYTSKPSETIKSTGNAIFPEGTVVTWKIRGKHTDNVNLLTKDTMLLFIKSKNVFELKKSIYRNLRYQISTSNANVREYEKLNYNFTVIKDAYPKIEVKRILDSLNPNIAYFTGEASDDYKLSRLRLICYPENEPGTKQIIELGKPNKNFEQFYYTYPSGLQLEAGVPYSFYFEAIDNDAIHNGKSAKSKVFSLQLLNDDELRNKELESQQAIIGNLDKSLEKYKEQKETLKEINKEQKEKNQLNFNDKNQIKNFLQKQEQQEQLMEKFSKQLKENLDKTETDSKLNQLLKERLERQEQEAKKNQKLLEELNKVAEKINKEELAKRLEELGKKQKNSERGLEQLLELTKRYYVTEKANQLAKDLEKLAEKQEVLSKIDIGEKSTNAEQEKMNQQFNELEKEFDELKKDNQALKKPIDIQFDKKKAESVKNDQKDALEEIKKHQGSDESSDSPQKRNSANKAKQKQKAAAQKMREMSEAAQQSVSGGGSSVSEDAEMLRQILDNLITFSFKQESLYESMEEMDVDVSQFSNTVRQQQHLRELFEHVDDSLFALSLRQPELSEFVNEQITEVYYNIDKSLDRMAENQIYQGVSYQKYVLNASNGLADFLAKLLDNMQQSMNSGKGQGKGEDFQLPDIIKGQGQLKQKMGGMGKQGQGKPQADEGKKSGGEKPGQAKAGKNAQGQKDGNGSENENGKNGESGKANGKGQGKENGEGVGQQPSEEELKELYEIYKEQQNIRQQLEKQLEDMINQKDKKLGHKLLRQMEDFENDLLENGVTQRNLNKINTIQYELLKLENAAMKQGKKSERESNTNTESFQNPILTKPSLLENYQNEIEILNRQTLPLQQIFQNKVKNYFKRDD; the protein is encoded by the coding sequence TTGAACAGTTATAATTCCATCCTCAAGAAGCTACGACAGTTTACCAGAAAGTACTATTCCAAAATGTTGGTCAAGGGAATACTTCTTTTTATGGCCTTGGGCGCCTTGTTCCTCATATTGGTTTTGAGCATAGAATATCTGCTTTGGCTTAACTCTACTTGGCGTTTTTTGCTCTTGTTATTTTGTATTGGTGTAGAGTCTCTCTTACTGTTCAAATATATACTGACCCCACTTTTTTATCTCTTTCGCTTAAAACAGGGTATCACCAATAAAGAGGCGTCCCAACTTATTGGTAAGCACTTCCCCGATGTTGGCGACCGGTTGCTGAACCTTTTGGATTTAGCTGAAGATACTGACAGGTCCGAGCTTTTGCTGGCCAGTATTGAACAGCGTTCGCGGAATCTGAACCCCATACCGTTCGTAAAGGCCGTGAATTTCAAGGAAAACCTCAAATATGTCAAATATTTGACAGTGCCCATATTAATTTTGGGTGTCTTGGGGCTATCCGGAAATCTAAGCTCTTTTTTTGGCTCTGCAGATAGGGTGGTAAACTATGACTTGGCCTATGAGCCGCCAGCCCCCTTTGTGTTTAAATTACTTTCTTCCAATTTGGATGTTCTTGAAAGCGAAGCCTTTACGATACAGGTGATGACCGAGGGAACTGTAAAGCCCGAGGAGGTCTTTATCATGTTAAACGGTAGAAAAATGCTTTTGCAGGAGCAAAACGGTCTGTATCAATATACGTTTACACCACCGCTACGATCATCCACCTTCTATTTTATAGCGAACGGTATACAATCAAGGGAATATAGTTTGAATGCCCTAAAAACACCATCTATCCAAAACTTTGACCTGCATCTGACATATCCAAACTATACCAGTAAACCATCGGAAACCATCAAAAGCACAGGAAATGCTATCTTTCCCGAAGGTACGGTCGTAACTTGGAAAATTAGGGGCAAACACACTGATAACGTCAACCTGTTGACGAAAGACACCATGCTTTTGTTCATAAAATCCAAAAACGTATTTGAACTGAAAAAAAGTATATACCGCAATCTTCGGTATCAAATATCAACGTCAAATGCCAATGTGCGAGAATACGAAAAGCTGAACTATAATTTTACCGTTATTAAGGATGCCTACCCCAAGATTGAGGTGAAACGGATTTTGGACTCATTAAACCCCAACATTGCCTATTTTACCGGGGAAGCCTCCGATGACTACAAATTAAGTAGGTTGCGGCTCATCTGTTATCCCGAAAATGAACCAGGCACCAAACAAATTATAGAATTGGGAAAGCCCAATAAAAACTTCGAACAATTTTACTATACCTACCCATCGGGCCTGCAGTTGGAAGCTGGCGTGCCCTACAGCTTTTACTTTGAGGCTATTGATAATGATGCGATACATAATGGGAAATCGGCCAAGAGCAAAGTTTTTAGCCTACAATTGTTGAACGATGATGAATTGCGGAACAAAGAGCTGGAGAGCCAGCAAGCCATAATAGGTAATCTGGATAAATCATTGGAAAAATACAAGGAACAAAAAGAGACCTTAAAAGAAATCAATAAGGAGCAAAAAGAGAAGAACCAACTTAATTTTAACGATAAAAACCAAATAAAGAATTTTCTCCAAAAGCAGGAACAGCAAGAACAGCTTATGGAAAAGTTCAGCAAACAGCTGAAGGAAAATTTAGACAAAACCGAAACGGACAGCAAACTTAACCAACTTTTGAAGGAGCGTTTGGAACGACAGGAGCAAGAGGCTAAAAAAAATCAGAAATTGTTGGAAGAACTTAATAAAGTAGCTGAAAAAATAAATAAGGAAGAACTGGCCAAACGTTTGGAAGAACTGGGTAAAAAGCAGAAAAATAGCGAAAGGGGGTTAGAGCAACTACTTGAACTGACCAAGCGGTATTATGTAACCGAGAAGGCCAATCAACTCGCCAAGGATTTGGAAAAACTGGCGGAAAAACAAGAGGTTTTATCTAAAATAGATATCGGCGAGAAGTCAACGAATGCCGAACAAGAGAAAATGAACCAACAGTTTAATGAGTTGGAAAAGGAATTCGATGAGTTGAAGAAGGATAACCAGGCTCTTAAAAAACCAATCGATATACAATTCGACAAAAAAAAGGCCGAAAGTGTCAAGAATGATCAAAAAGACGCTCTAGAAGAAATAAAAAAGCACCAAGGTTCTGATGAATCCTCGGATTCCCCACAAAAGCGGAACAGCGCCAATAAAGCAAAACAAAAACAAAAGGCCGCCGCCCAAAAAATGAGAGAAATGAGCGAAGCGGCCCAACAGTCGGTTTCAGGTGGTGGTTCATCGGTTTCTGAGGACGCAGAAATGTTGCGACAGATTTTGGATAACCTGATTACGTTTTCCTTCAAGCAGGAAAGCCTATACGAAAGCATGGAAGAGATGGATGTCGATGTCTCTCAATTCTCCAACACGGTAAGGCAACAGCAACATTTACGTGAGCTTTTTGAACATGTAGATGATAGCCTTTTTGCATTATCGCTCCGGCAACCGGAACTTTCCGAATTCGTAAACGAACAAATAACCGAGGTATATTACAACATTGACAAGTCGCTAGACCGTATGGCCGAAAATCAAATATACCAAGGAGTATCATATCAAAAATACGTTTTGAACGCCTCAAATGGTTTGGCTGATTTCTTGGCAAAATTACTGGACAATATGCAACAGAGCATGAATTCGGGTAAAGGCCAAGGAAAAGGCGAAGATTTTCAATTACCGGATATCATCAAGGGCCAAGGGCAGTTAAAGCAAAAAATGGGAGGAATGGGAAAGCAAGGGCAGGGAAAGCCACAAGCAGACGAGGGCAAGAAAAGCGGCGGTGAGAAACCCGGTCAAGCTAAAGCGGGCAAAAATGCACAAGGGCAAAAAGACGGGAACGGTAGTGAAAACGAAAACGGGAAGAACGGGGAAAGTGGCAAAGCCAATGGTAAGGGACAAGGTAAAGAAAACGGAGAAGGAGTAGGCCAGCAGCCTAGTGAAGAAGAATTGAAAGAACTTTATGAAATATATAAAGAGCAGCAGAACATTAGGCAACAGTTAGAAAAGCAGCTAGAGGACATGATAAATCAAAAGGATAAAAAGCTTGGTCATAAATTACTGCGCCAAATGGAGGATTTCGAGAATGATTTGTTGGAGAATGGTGTAACTCAGCGCAACCTGAATAAAATCAATACGATTCAATATGAGTTGTTGAAGTTGGAAAACGCCGCTATGAAGCAGGGTAAAAAATCGGAACGGGAGAGCAATACAAACACAGAATCATTTCAAAACCCGATACTTACCAAGCCCTCACTCTTAGAGAATTATCAGAATGAAATCGAAATTTTAAATAGACAAACCTTACCTTTGCAGCAAATTTTCCAAAATAAGGTGAAGAACTATTTTAAACGTGATGATTGA